The Anaerohalosphaeraceae bacterium genomic sequence CTGGATTTTCGGGACGGTCAAGACCAATACGGTGCATTTGTATGAGCCGCAGCGGGCTGCCGGCTATCTGGAGCTGGAGCGGGCCCGGGTACGGTGGTTTTTGTCCGTGAATCGAAACGACCTGCCTTTTGAATGGGTGCCGGGCAAAGCGGCGACCTTTCGGTCCATTCGTGTGGACGGCGGAGAAGTGGAGTTCTCCGGCGGCTTTACCGACCTGCATACGGAAAGCTACCGAAAAATCCTGGCCGGCGAAGGATTCGGCTGGCAGGAGGTGATGCCCTCGCTGGAGATGGTTTATACCATTCGCCACAGTCAGCCCACCGGCTGCAAAGGCGATTATCACCCGATGCTGATCCGGCTGAAGGCCGATTGATTCAATCTATGAACGAACCGGCAAAACCTTATTTTGTGCATCCGACGGCCGTGGTGGATGAGCCCTGCACTATCGGAGCAGGCACAAAAATCTGGCATTTTTGCCATATCTGCCGAGGGGCTGTGATCGGGTCAGAATGTATCCTCGGCCAGAATGTCTTTGTGGCCTCCGGCGCCGTCATCGGCAATCGCGTCAAAATTCAGAACAATGTCTCCGTGTACGAAGGAGTGACGCTGGAGGACGACGTCTTTTTGGGTCCCAGCTGCGTGCTGACCAATGTTTCCAATCCGCGTTCTCAGGTGCTTCGGCACGGACTGTATGAGAAGACGCTGATTCGCCGCGGGGCAACCGTCGGCGCCAATGCAACCATTGTCTGCGGCGTCACGCTCGGACGATACGCTTTTATTGCGGCCGGTGCAGTCGTCACGAAAGATGTTCCCGATTACGGCTTCGTGGCAGGTGTTCCCGCCCGCCTGAAAGGGTGGATGAGCCGCCACGGTCATCTCTTGCGAAAGCCCAATGCGGAGGGTATTCTGGTCTGTCCGGAAAGCGGCTATCGGTATCGGGAAGTGGAACCCGGCCGGCTGCGGTGTCTGGATTTGGATGAGAATTCGCCGCTGCCGCCGGAACTGTCCGTCGGGCGAAGGCCGTATCGGGATTTCAAACTGTAAAATGAAGAAATTGAGGTGAACATGCAGGTTCCTTTGCTGGATTTAAAAGCCCAGTACCAAATGATTCGCCGGCAGGTGCTGGCTCAGATTAACGAAGTGCTCGATTCGCAGGTCTGCATCGGCGGACCGAAGGTCGAGCAGCTCGAAAAAGAAATTGCGCAGCTGTGCGGCTGCCGCTATGCCGTGGGGGTTTCCAGCGGCACGGATGCCATCTTAAACAGTCTGATGAGTCTGGAAATCGGTCCGGGGGATGAGGTCATCACCACTCCCTTTACCTTTTTTGCAACGGCCGGCTGCATCGCCCGGGTCGGCGCCAGACCCGTTTTTGTTGATATCGACCCGGTTACCTTCAACATCAACCCGGCCCTGATTGAGCGGGCGATTACCTCCCGCACCAAGGCCGTTATGCCGGTGCATCTGTTTGGACAGATGGCGGATATGGACCCGATTCTGCGGATTGCCGGCCGGGCTTCGCTGGCGGTGATTGAAGATGCCGCTCAGGCAATTTCCGCAACCTATAAGGGACGGCGGGCGGGCAGTCTCGGTACCTGCGGCTGTTTTTCCTTCTTCCCGAGCAAGAATCTGGGCGGCATCGGCGACGGCGGAATGGTTGTCACCAATGACCAGGCCCTGTATCAGCGGCTGATGATTCTGCGCAATCACGGCAGCCAGCCCAAATATTACCACAAATACATCGGCGGCAATTTTCGGCTGGACCCGATTCAGGCGGCGGCCCTGCTGGTCAAGCTGCCGTATCTGGACCAGTGGTCGCAGGCCCGGCGGATGAATGCGGCTTATTACACCAGGCGATTTGAAGGGAGCCCCGTCCGCACGCCGGTCATTTCAAAGGATTGTGTTTCCATTTTCAATCAGTATGTCATCCGCGTGCCGCGGCGGGATGAGCTGGTTGCTTATCTGAAGGAAAAGCAGATCGGCTGCGAGATTTATTATCCGGTTCCGCTGCATCTGCAGGAATGCTTTGCCTATCTGGGCGGCAAAGAAGGGGACTGCCCGGAGGCCGAAAAGGCCGCCAAAGAGGTTCTGGCTTTGCCGATTTATCCGGAACTGACGGATGAGATGAAAGAGTATGTTGTCCAGACCATTCTTGCGTTTTACAGCTGAAGGTTTCTCCAGCAGGGTGTGTAATGCCCCGGTGATTTGTTAAAGATGTTGTTTGGCTGATCACGAAGGGCTTTTAGGAAGGATTTAATCAAGAAAGGAGGTCGTGATGAAGCGGTTTTGGACGGCGGTGATGGGGATTGGAATGTTGGCAGGATCGGCAGCGGCGGACTTGACAAGATTTCCTTTGTGTACAGCCGGGGGAATTCAGGATTATCCGGCTTTTGACGGAGCTGCGGCGGTCTGGCAGGATTTTAGAGACGGCAGTGTGAATGCCAATCTTTACGGCTACAGTTTTTCTGAGCCCAATGAACTGGTGATTTGCACGGCTCCTCAGGAACAGGCATCGCCCTCCGTCAGCGGCCCTATCGTCGTCTGGCAGGATATGCGCAGCGGCAATTATGACATTTATGGTTTTGATTTGCGAACTCGTCAGGAGTTTGCGATTTGCACCAGCAGCGCTGCTCAGATGAATCCCCGTGTGAGCGGTTCCATTGTGGTCTGGCAGGACTATCGGGCCGGAAATTGGGATGTATATGGATACAATCTGGAGACCGGCGTGGAATTTGTGATTTCCAACGGTCCGGCCTTTGAAGGATACCCCGTGATTGACGGGATGTGGGTGGCCTGGGTGGACTTGCGGAACGAAGGCAACTGGGATATTTACGCCAAACATCTTCAGTCCGGCCAGGAAACGGCCGTCTGTACGCATTCCGCCGTGCAGTTTCGTCCGTCTGTCAGCGGCGGACTTGTTGTCTGGCAGAAGGAGCGGAACAAAAATACAACCGGTGTGGATGTGTATGCCCGCCGCCTTCCGGATGGACCGGAATTTGCAGTTTGCCAGGCGGCCGGCGACCAGATTCTGCCGGTTATTCAGGGTTCTATGGTGGTCTGGGAGGATTATCGAAACGGCACCTCTAACGCGGATATCTATGCGTGCAATCTGGCGACAGGGGCTTTTCTGGAGGTGGATACGCGATCGGGTCTTCAACTGCGTCCGGTGGTCTGGGGCAGTCGAATAATTTGGCGAAGCGGAGATGACCTTTTTTATGCCGATGTGCCCGTGCCGACTGTTCTGACCATTCTTTCTCCAAACGGCGGAGAAATGTTTTTGGCGGGCACAGAGGCCCCGATACGCTGGCAGACCGAAGGGCCTTCGCCTGCGTACATCCGGATTGTCTATTCAGCGGATAACGGCAGCACCTGGAACCTGATTACTCCCGGTGTTCTTAATACGGGTGAATATCTGTGGCAGCCCCTGCCGCATTTGGATTCAACGGCATGTTTGATTCGCATCGGTGATTCGGCTGATTCGTTGATAACGGACACAAGCGATGCAGCTTTTACGATTTTTCAATGCGAAAGCTCTCTGACGGCGGATTTGGATGGGGACTGTTTTGTGGGTCTGTCCGATTTTTCTGTGTTGGCAAACCAATGGCTCCGCTGCGGCAATCCGTATGACCCGCAGTGGCGTCTGGAAAAATAAATGATAAGGAAAGATGACTATGGACAGTCTGGAGAAAAAGATTGCGAGTAAAAAGGTTGTGGTGGGAGTTCTCGGCTTGGGCTATGTGGGGCTGCCGCTGGCCCGGGAATTTGCTTTGTCGGGCGTGAAGGTGCTCGGTTTTGATATTGATGAAAAAAAAGTCAAGATTCTCAATTCCGGCCGAAGCATCATCAAGAATGTACCCCATGAAGTCGTCCGCAAGATGGTCAAAAGCGGAAAGTTCACTGCCACATCCGATATGTCCCAGATTCGCAAGGCCGATGCGGTCCTGATTTGCGTGCCGACGCCGCTGACGCCCAATCGTGAACCGGATATGCAGTATGTCGAAGGCAGCTGCCGCACCATTGCCAAATATCTGCGAAAAGGCCATCTGATTTCTCTGGAAAGCACGACCTATCCGGGCACCACACGGGAACTGATGAAGCCGATTCTGGAGGCAACGGGTCTGAAAGCCGGCAAGGATTTTTATCTGGCCTTTTCGCCGGAACGCGAGGACCCGGGCAATAAACAGTATACCACTCGCACGATTCCCAAAGTAGTCGGCGGTTTGACCCCCAAATGCCGGCAGCTGGCGCATCAATTGTACTCGCTGGCTATCCAGAAAATGGTGCCGGTTTCCTCGGTGGAGGCGGCGGAGGCAACCAAGATTCTCGAAAATGTCTATCGGTGCATCAATATTGCGATGGTCAACGAACTGAAGATGGTTTTCGACCGGATGGGCATTGACGTCTGGGAGGTCATACGGGCGGCCAGCACCAAACCCTTCGGCTATCATCCGTTTTATCCCGGGCCCGGGCTGGGCGGCCACTGCATCCCGATTGACCCGTTCTATCTGACCTGGAAGGCCCGGCAATACGGAATGGCCACGCGGTTTATCGAGCTGGCCGGCGAGATTAACACGAGTATGCCCCATTATGTGGTTCACAAGGTAATGGAGGCACTCAATGAGCGGAAGAAGAGCTTGAAGGGCTCCAAAGTCCTCGTGCTCGGGCTGGCTTACAAGCCGGATATCGATGATGTGCGGGAATCGCCGTCGCTGGAGCTGATTGAGCTGCTTCAGGAGCGGGGGGCGAAAGTGGACTATAACGACCCGTATGTGCCGAAAACCCACAAGATGCGGGAATATGATTTGAAGATGACCAGCCGGCCGCTGTCGGCGGCGATGCTTCGTTCCTACGACTGCGTGCTGATTTCCACCAACCACAGCTGCTATGATTACGCCTGGATTGTCAAACATGCCAAGCTGGTAGTGGATACCCGCAACGCTACCGCCGCCGTCAAATCCGGCCGCAGCAAAATCGTCAAGGCGTGAGAAGAAGGACGGATAAGCCGCGAGAGATATTATCGGACTCGGTATTTCTACGGATTTATGATTTGGCCAGTGTGCCGCGAGGGGGGAATATTACGTATCATTTAAAGTGTGGAAACATTTGCGGCACAATGTTTGAAACGAGGCCGATATGAAGACTTATAAAATGATTGATATGGCTGCCATTTTGGCGGCAGCGATTTTTGTAGGCTATGCCGGGGTGGTTTTGTTTTATCCGGAAACTGCGATGTCTGAGCCGGCGGTAGCGGCTGAACGGCCGACTTTTTCTGCAGCTCCGACTGCCTTGCCGCTTTCAATGGATTCTGCAGAGGAATTCACTCCCGAAACTCCTGTTTTTGCGGCAGATGTTTCGGATACGGTTGAGCCCCTTTTGGGCCGGAGCGAAAGTGAATCGGATGTTTTTTATATCCGTTCGCCGGAGGGCACTCAGGTTCTCGAGGGTTCGGCTTATGCCCTTGCGGCATCCGCCGCCGATGATGATGATTTACACAGCTCAGGCGGTTCGAGTTCTTCCGTCTCATCATCATCATCATCTTCTTCTTCTTCTTCTTCTTCATCTTCTTCTGGTTCTTCCTCTTCGGCCGGCGGTGCCGGTAAGAAAAATGACACTTCTGCAGCAGCCGCTTCTAATACCAGTTCTTCCCAACAGACATCTTCCGTCGGAAACGGTGCAGGAACTCTTTTGTTGGAGGAAGAAAAGGAGCCAACGGATTGGATTCTCAAGGAGGGTATCCGCGGGGGTTTTATGTCGTCAACCCAAGGAAATCTTTCAAAGATACCCCGTTATGTAAATCTGGCCAAGACTCTCGGTCTGAATACTGTGATTGTTTACGGCTGCTCTTTTGCGGAAACCCCCAAACACTTGAATTATTATCGTGAATGGTTTCGGCTTTGCAATCAGTCCGGTCTTCACATCTTTGCTTTTTATCCATGGCAGCCGCCGGCGGATAACGCTTGCCGCAAAGTTGTTTTTGCAGATGGGACAGAGGGGATTTTCCCTTGTCCGCTGGATTCGAAGTTATGGAGACAGTATCTGACTGCGGATATGGCAAATCGGCTTGCCAAGGTTTCCGTTGAATCGCCCTCTTTGGCTTTTGATGGATTTTTCATTGATATGGAGCAGTACCGGACAGAGGAGGAGGAAGCGGACCGCAAGCAGTATTCCTACGACACCTGTTTTTGTGATTCCTGTTTTTCTTCTTTTCTTTTTACGCAGGGATACACCGGTTCGACACTTCCCCCCGTTGAAAAGAAAGCACGGAAGCAATGGCTTTCTCAAAGAGGTTTGCTTGAAGCTTATTTTGCCTATCTAAGTTCAGAGGTTCAGGCGAAGGCCTCTGAGCTGAGGAAGAATATCCACGCGGTGAATCCGAAACTGCTCTTTGGCGTATATCCAGCCCTTACGGAGACAAATTGGGTTCTGCAGGCGCTGATGAGGGGGCTTTGTGAGGATTCCTATCCCGTTATTTCTTTTACGACGGATACATACGGTTATTTTACCGTTCCCTGGGGTGCTGACCGGATTCCGAATGATCTGGACGCATATTTTCAGAAATATAATATTCGAGGGCTCTATGCGGCGGGGTATTTGCTGCGGGCTTATAAAAGTTCTGAATTGACGGGTCATCTGATCAAGTCGGCACAGCGGGCCCATGGGTATTGGATTTATCGGATTCCTCAGCTGGTGGATGAGGATATTCCCTCTTCCGAAAAACTTCTGGAGGGGAGCCGGGCGGACTATCAACAAGCCATTCGGGCAGCCAATGCGGCAATTCAAAAACCTTAGCACCGGAGTTTATGCATCGTCCGTCCCTGAAAATTAATTTTTTATGGGCTTTTGCAGGAAACTCCTTTTATGCATTGTGCGGCTATCTGCTTCTGACCATATTGGCGAAGACGTCTCCGGTCGAAACGGTAGGACTTTGGGGAATCGGTCAGGCCGTTACGCTTCCGGTAGCCACGTTTTTCAGTCTGAAGCTGTGCACGGTCAATATTACGGATGTACGAAATGCCTATCAAACCGGCCATTACATAGCGGTACGGCTTTTGGCCTCGCTGGCATCCGTTGTGATTTCAGCCGTCATCGGATTTGTTTTTTATCCCGGCCAGACGGCTTTGGTTATCAGCTTTATGGGAATCAGTCAGGCCGTAGCGGAAATCCGGGCCTATTTTCTGTCCAATTTTCAAAAATATGAGCGGCTGAATCTGGCGACTGGTTCTCAGGTTGCAGAAGGTATTCTCGCCCTGCTTTTGTTCCTGCTGCTGTTTTGGCCGACCCGCAATCTTCTGCTGGCAATCGGCGGGATTATTCTCGCCCGCCTGAGTGTGCTGTGTTTTTATGATATGCCGGTCTCCGCACGGGTTCTTTCGGCGCATCATCCGGAAGGATTTGTTGGATATCGGCCTTGCTGGCAGTGGCCTCAGATTTGGAGTCTTTTCAAATATGCCGCTCCTCTGGCAGTGGTAGCGGCTGTCATGAATATATCACAGAATATTCCTCGTTTGGTGATGGATAAAACACTCGGTCGGGAGGCCGTCGGGTATTTTACCGCTCTGTCGATGCTGCTGGTGGTTTATACGATGATTCATTCGGCTCTCGGGAATGCGGCCCTGCCGCGCCTGTCGAGATATTTTACAGAAAGCATCCGTTTGTTTGTCCGTCTGTTTGTGCAGCTGATTGTTCTGATGCTGGCGGTGGGTCTGGTCTTTGTGGCGGGGGTCTATTTCTTCGGGAAACCCCTGCTGACATTTCTGTTAAAAGCGGAGTATGCCCGCTACAATGAT encodes the following:
- a CDS encoding nucleotide sugar dehydrogenase; amino-acid sequence: MDSLEKKIASKKVVVGVLGLGYVGLPLAREFALSGVKVLGFDIDEKKVKILNSGRSIIKNVPHEVVRKMVKSGKFTATSDMSQIRKADAVLICVPTPLTPNREPDMQYVEGSCRTIAKYLRKGHLISLESTTYPGTTRELMKPILEATGLKAGKDFYLAFSPEREDPGNKQYTTRTIPKVVGGLTPKCRQLAHQLYSLAIQKMVPVSSVEAAEATKILENVYRCINIAMVNELKMVFDRMGIDVWEVIRAASTKPFGYHPFYPGPGLGGHCIPIDPFYLTWKARQYGMATRFIELAGEINTSMPHYVVHKVMEALNERKKSLKGSKVLVLGLAYKPDIDDVRESPSLELIELLQERGAKVDYNDPYVPKTHKMREYDLKMTSRPLSAAMLRSYDCVLISTNHSCYDYAWIVKHAKLVVDTRNATAAVKSGRSKIVKA
- a CDS encoding acyltransferase encodes the protein MNEPAKPYFVHPTAVVDEPCTIGAGTKIWHFCHICRGAVIGSECILGQNVFVASGAVIGNRVKIQNNVSVYEGVTLEDDVFLGPSCVLTNVSNPRSQVLRHGLYEKTLIRRGATVGANATIVCGVTLGRYAFIAAGAVVTKDVPDYGFVAGVPARLKGWMSRHGHLLRKPNAEGILVCPESGYRYREVEPGRLRCLDLDENSPLPPELSVGRRPYRDFKL
- a CDS encoding polysaccharide biosynthesis C-terminal domain-containing protein; this encodes MHRPSLKINFLWAFAGNSFYALCGYLLLTILAKTSPVETVGLWGIGQAVTLPVATFFSLKLCTVNITDVRNAYQTGHYIAVRLLASLASVVISAVIGFVFYPGQTALVISFMGISQAVAEIRAYFLSNFQKYERLNLATGSQVAEGILALLLFLLLFWPTRNLLLAIGGIILARLSVLCFYDMPVSARVLSAHHPEGFVGYRPCWQWPQIWSLFKYAAPLAVVAAVMNISQNIPRLVMDKTLGREAVGYFTALSMLLVVYTMIHSALGNAALPRLSRYFTESIRLFVRLFVQLIVLMLAVGLVFVAGVYFFGKPLLTFLLKAEYARYNDVLMMLAAASTVLAVFSVSNWGLNATRQFVVQMPIYIGTAVVSGVCSVLLIPRFGIMGGAYAFMGSYLFGALTCIVFVGKAIRNNRIQ
- a CDS encoding DegT/DnrJ/EryC1/StrS family aminotransferase; translated protein: MQVPLLDLKAQYQMIRRQVLAQINEVLDSQVCIGGPKVEQLEKEIAQLCGCRYAVGVSSGTDAILNSLMSLEIGPGDEVITTPFTFFATAGCIARVGARPVFVDIDPVTFNINPALIERAITSRTKAVMPVHLFGQMADMDPILRIAGRASLAVIEDAAQAISATYKGRRAGSLGTCGCFSFFPSKNLGGIGDGGMVVTNDQALYQRLMILRNHGSQPKYYHKYIGGNFRLDPIQAAALLVKLPYLDQWSQARRMNAAYYTRRFEGSPVRTPVISKDCVSIFNQYVIRVPRRDELVAYLKEKQIGCEIYYPVPLHLQECFAYLGGKEGDCPEAEKAAKEVLALPIYPELTDEMKEYVVQTILAFYS